In the Streptomyces spororaveus genome, GACCGAGAAGTCAGAAGAGCCGACCGGAGAGCCCGACCCCTGGCGGCTCCCTGAGGAGGAACCATGGAAGGCACCACGAGCAGCTCGGAACTCGGCGCCGTCGTCGTCGGTGTCGACGGCTCCGAACCGGCCCGGTGGGCAGCGTTCTGGGCGGCGGCGGAGGCCGCGCGCCGCGAGTGCCCGCTGCGCATCGTGCACGGGTCCGACACGGACGGCCGGGTCCTCTACGTCTCGGCGAAGAGCATCGAGCATGTCCGCCAGGCGGGCCGGGAACTACTGGATGCCACGGTGGCCGCAGTCACGGAGCGGTTTCCCGGCCTGCAAGTCAACGCCGAGTTCAGCCGCAGGGCACCGGTCCCGAGCCTCCATCAGGCCGCGGGCCCCGACGGCACCATCGTGGTCGGCAGCCGGGGGCTGGGCGGTTTCAGCTCCCTCATGCTCGGATCGGTCGGCCTCAGGGTCGCAGCGGGGGCGAAGACGCCCGTCATCATCGTCAGGGGCACCGAGAACGGCGCTGGGACGGGCGCGGTGCTCGCCGCCGTCCGTGACGAGCACGACCTCGATTGCGCACGGTACGCCGCACGCGAGGCACAGATCCGCGAGGGCTCACTGCGGCTGCTGCACGTGTGGAACATCCTGCAGTCCGTCGGCGAGGTCGTGACCCTGCTCGACGACGTGGAGGAAATCGCCAACGAGCAGGTCCATCACCTGAACGCGGTGGCGGACCGGGTGCGCCAGGAGTTTCCGGACCTGGCCGTGCAGGGTGACGCGGAGAAGAGCACGTCAGTGGCTTCTGTCCTGGTCGAGGCTTCGCGCCGGGCGGACCTGCTGGTGATGGGCGGCCGAAGGGCACCCAGCTACCTCGGGCCCACCCTCGGACGGGTCACGCACAGCCTCGTCCATCATGCCCACTGCCCCGTAGAGCTCATTCCGCGCCACACGGACGAGAACGGGAGCGAATCGTGAGCGACGCGGGCGCACACGAGGAGATCGTCGTCGCCATCGACCCGGCCAGGGACTGGCGTCTTCCCCTGGCCTGGGCGGTGGACGAGGCCGGGCGACGCCGGCTACGGCTGCGACTCGTGGTAGCCGTACCTCCTCAGCACGACACGCAACACGTCGACGACACACCGCGTAGCATCGCCTTGCACCAGGTGGCCGCGGACACCCTCGGCGAGGCTGCCGCCTGGAGCAGGGAGCGACACCCGGAGGTCGAATCGGTCGTGGATCTCGTCGAGGGGTTCCCCGCCCCGGAGATCGGTCGTCTGTCGAGGCGGGCCCGCATGATCGTGCTCGGCTCCCGTCACCTGAGCCGGACTTCGGAGTTCCTCAGCGCCGGTTCCCTGGTTGTTCCCGTCAGCGCCCAGGCGCAGTGTCCGGTCATCGTCGTGGGCGACGCCGAGCACGTCACGCAACAGCCGCCCTACCTGGTGGTGGGCATTGACGGGAGCGATTCCTCGAAGGCGGCCCTCGCGCTGGCCTTCGAAGAGGCCGACCTCAGGGGGGCCAGGCTGCGTGCCGTGTCGGTGTGGGAGCCCCCGCTCTTCCTGCACCACGACGAGGAGGCCGCGCTCCAAGGGCAACGACGCATGCTGTCCGAGACGACGGCAGGCTGGTCGCAGGAGTACCCGGACGTCGTGTTGACGCACGAGGTGCTGTCCGGGCACCCGGTGGAGGAGCTCGCCGGTGCCGCCGAGCACGCCCTCGCCGTGGTCGTGGGCCGTCGAGGCAAGGGAGGTTACACGGGCATGCGACTCGGATCGGTCGTCCACGGGCTGCTGCACCGGGCGCACTGCCCGGTGATCACGGTCCCCGTGCGTTGAGGACTGCGTGACGACGCCCGCCATCGGGTGCACCGAGCATCGTGGCGGTACGACGGAAGCCGAACCGGAACCCGAGAGCGGACAGCGCTGAGCCTTCAGGCGGTGCTCACCGAGGGACGGTCTGCGTGACGCGCCACAGCCGCCGGGGGAGGCCGCCTTCCTCGAAGGCGGCGACCTCGACCAGAGTCCAGCTTCCGGCGAGGGCGTCGACCAGGTCGCGGGAGAAGAAGTGGACGGCGAAGCCGCCGTGTTCCCAGATGTCGTCTCCGTGCCCGGCACCGGCCTGGTAGTGGGCGTCCCCGGTGTGGCGGACGGTGTAGACGAACACTCCGCCCGGCCGCAGTACCCGTCGCACCTCGGCGGCCAAGGCGTGGATCTCCTGGGTGGACAGCGCCATGCAGAGCAGCATGTGGGCGAACACGGCATCCACCGCGGCGTCCGCGAGCGGCAGAGGCTCGCGGACGTCATGGACCGCTGTAGTGACCCGCTCCGTGACGTCTTGGGCCGCGGCGGCTTCACGCAACTGTTCCAGACCCACCGGGCTGAAGTCGGTGGCCAACACGGAGAACCCCTGGCGGGCGAAGTACAGCGCGTCACGGCCATGGCCGGCACCCAGCTCCAGCACCTTCCGGGCCCCGGCGGCCCCGAAGACGGCAGCGGCGTGGATCGCCGGATCGGATGGCTCCTCCCCGTACATGCCGGGATGCCAGCCGTAGATCTGCTGCCAGTGCGCACGCTGAACGTCGCCCAGCCCCTGCTCCCGCTCCGACATACTCACGCCCTCCTCACCAGGTCGGCCTCGCCTCAATCGGCCCGCCAGGCCACCCTGGAGGGACACCATGTCGTCACCGCGCCCACCCGCCGTTCCACGGCCGTCATTGCTGTCGGCACTCGGCTTCCGGCACAACTTCTGTGGTGAAGAGCCGACTCTTGCGGTGGCGCCCGGGGCGGGAAGGTGTGCCCATTGCGGCCTTCGTTCGGGTCCTCCCGTCTCGAGGCGGGCACGGCCCTGAGCATAGGACTAACGGCCCTGGTTGCGACCCCGACCAGCCCATGCCCGGACGACACGGGCCGACGGACAGTGAGGACATGGGGGACATGCCCTGCGGGCCGTGTCCCAGACCATCGCAACAGGAGCGTGAGCCATGTTCTGGTACGACCACGGAATGGGCGGATGGGGCTGGGTCGCCATGACGTTCAGCATGGTCCTCCTCGTGGCTCTGGCCGTCGCGGGAGTCGCACTGCTCCTCCGCAGTGCCGACCGCTTCCCCTCGGGCCCGGTGCAGCCCCCGGCCGCGCCTTCCGCCAAGCAGGTGCTCGCCGAACGGTTCGCCCGAGGCGAGATCGACGAAGAAGAGTACGAACAACGTCTGACCGCACTGCGCGCGCACGGGCCAGGGCACGGCCGGCCGGGACCGGGAGAGACCTGAACCCCTCCCTCGGGGACGGTACAGGCCGCGACAGGCGGCGTGCGGTTCGTGATCCTCCATACGGAGCGCGGGCGGAGGCAGGCCGCAGATGAAGGGTCGCGATATCGAGTCTGTAGGCGGGGAGTGGCTTGAGGGCCCACTGGCCACAGGAAGGGCCAACCGGCCCCTCCTGGAGGCCGACCCGCCAGACAGACTGAGAACAGAGAAGGCAGCGCATGCCATGGAACCAGCGGTTGCGTTCGCGCGGCACGACGGGTGTCCGCGCGGACACGATCAGCGCCCCGAGAGGAGGGGGGTCGACGAAGGGGTTGGTGGCAGGGATGGGTTCGTACGTGTACGACTTCAACGAGGGCGGCCGGGGCATGGCCGCGCTCCTCGGAAGTAAGGGCGCGAATCTCGCGGAGATGACGTGCCTGGGATTGCCGGTTCCGCCGGGCTTCACCATCACCGTCGATGCCTGCCGTGCCTTCCTGGCCACCGGTGAGCCGCCGGAGGGCTTGGAAGGCGAGGTCAGCGAGCACTTGGCGGCGGTGGAGCAGGCTGCCGGCAAGAGGCTGGGGCAGGTGGACAACCCGCTTCTACTGTCGGTCAGGTCGGGTGCCGGGCACTTCATGCCGGGCACGACGGAGACCATCCTGGACATCGGCCTGAATGACCTGTCCGTGCTGGGACTGGCCAGGGTGCCCGACCGGGACAGGTTCGGCTGGGATTCCTACCGACGTCTTGTGCAGATGTTCGGCAGTACGGCCATGGGTGTCGAAAGTTCACTGTTCGAAGACGTGCTCCGGCGTATTGAGCTGCAGCACCAGGTCGCGGACGACTCAAGGCTGGACACCTGCGACCTCATACG is a window encoding:
- a CDS encoding universal stress protein, translated to MEGTTSSSELGAVVVGVDGSEPARWAAFWAAAEAARRECPLRIVHGSDTDGRVLYVSAKSIEHVRQAGRELLDATVAAVTERFPGLQVNAEFSRRAPVPSLHQAAGPDGTIVVGSRGLGGFSSLMLGSVGLRVAAGAKTPVIIVRGTENGAGTGAVLAAVRDEHDLDCARYAAREAQIREGSLRLLHVWNILQSVGEVVTLLDDVEEIANEQVHHLNAVADRVRQEFPDLAVQGDAEKSTSVASVLVEASRRADLLVMGGRRAPSYLGPTLGRVTHSLVHHAHCPVELIPRHTDENGSES
- a CDS encoding universal stress protein; its protein translation is MSDAGAHEEIVVAIDPARDWRLPLAWAVDEAGRRRLRLRLVVAVPPQHDTQHVDDTPRSIALHQVAADTLGEAAAWSRERHPEVESVVDLVEGFPAPEIGRLSRRARMIVLGSRHLSRTSEFLSAGSLVVPVSAQAQCPVIVVGDAEHVTQQPPYLVVGIDGSDSSKAALALAFEEADLRGARLRAVSVWEPPLFLHHDEEAALQGQRRMLSETTAGWSQEYPDVVLTHEVLSGHPVEELAGAAEHALAVVVGRRGKGGYTGMRLGSVVHGLLHRAHCPVITVPVR
- a CDS encoding class I SAM-dependent methyltransferase, which produces MSEREQGLGDVQRAHWQQIYGWHPGMYGEEPSDPAIHAAAVFGAAGARKVLELGAGHGRDALYFARQGFSVLATDFSPVGLEQLREAAAAQDVTERVTTAVHDVREPLPLADAAVDAVFAHMLLCMALSTQEIHALAAEVRRVLRPGGVFVYTVRHTGDAHYQAGAGHGDDIWEHGGFAVHFFSRDLVDALAGSWTLVEVAAFEEGGLPRRLWRVTQTVPR
- a CDS encoding SHOCT domain-containing protein; translated protein: MFWYDHGMGGWGWVAMTFSMVLLVALAVAGVALLLRSADRFPSGPVQPPAAPSAKQVLAERFARGEIDEEEYEQRLTALRAHGPGHGRPGPGET